The Tautonia plasticadhaerens region CCCGGATTGCCTCGGCGTCCGAGTCCGAGGTCAAGCTCTGCGAGGTCGGGTCCGGCCGGGAGCTGATGCGGCTGCCTGTGAGGCGGGGCCACCTGGCGTTCCGGCCCGACGGCGCACGCCTGGCCACCTCCGACTCCTCCGGGATGGTCAAGATCTGGGACGCCGCGAGCGGCCAGGATCTCTTCGGCTTCCGGGGCCACGAGGCCAACATCACCAGCCTCACCTTCAGCCCGGACGGCGAGCGGCTCGCCGCGGCCCTGCTCTACGGCGAAGACCGCGTGGCCAAAGTCTGGGATGCGTCCGACGGCCGGGAACTGCTGGCCCTCGAGGGCCACGCCGATCACGTCCGTCACGTCGAGTTCAGCCCCGACGGGTCCCGGCTCCTCACGCAAGACGCGGGCCGTACGGTGAAGGTGTGGGACGCGTCGACGGGTCGGCAGCGGCTCTCGCTGGACGGCCTGGGCCGCGCCGCCTTCGATGCCGACGGCCGGCAGATCATCTCGGCGACCCAGGATGGCCTCGTCACGTTCCGCGACGCGACCACGGGTCGGCCGATCAGGAGCGTCCACCTCGAGGGCCTCTATCGCGGGGTGTTCCTGGACGTTCTCGGGCCCGAGAGCCAGCAAGAGCCCCTGGAGCTCGCGACGTTCAGCCGAGACCGGAAGCTCCTGGCCGGTCGGGTCACCGCGGGGTATCACTCGGCCGCCGTGTGGGAGCTGGAGGATGGGATGACTCGGGTCGGGCTGTCGGTCGATGAGGGCGTCACTTGCGTCGCGTTCAGCCCCAACGGCCGGCACGCCGCCGCGGGCGGCAGCAAGGGAGGCGCTGGCGGCGGCGAGGGTAGCCTCTGGTCCTGGGACCTGGATGGGGCGCGGCTGGCTCTCGTCCTCGACGGGGCGGAACGGGCCGTGGCCTTCGATCCCGAGGGGAATCGAATCGCCGTCAAAGTCTCCGACCGGCGCGGTCGCGGCCAGGTCGCCATCCGCGACGCGACGACCGGCCGGGTCGAGCGGGTGATCCAGGCCGATCCCGGCTTCGTCAACGCCGTGGCCTTCAGCCCCGACGGCAACCAGCTCGCGACGCTCGGCAGCGAGGGGGTCGCGCTCTGGGATGCCGCCGAAGGCCGACGGCTCCGGACCTGGCCCGGGAAATTCAACGAAACCCTCGCCTTTCGGCCCGATGGTCAGCAATTGGTCGCGTCCAGCCTCGGCCTGATCACGGCCTGGGACCCGGCCACCGGACAGGAACAATTCAATGTCGTCGCATTTCCGCTTCTCCGGCGGTTCAATCGGGTCGCCTACAGCCCCGATGGCACGTGGCTTGCCGTGGGCACCCAGGAAGGGATCGAGCTCTTGGACACCGCCCGCGGCGAGTGGCAGCGGACGATCCCCGTCCCGCGCAGTGACCTCCTGGGAGTCGAAAACTTCGCCTTCAGCCCCGACGGCGAGCGGATCGCCGCGAACAGCAACGGGGAAGAGATCGTCGTCCTGGACGTGGACTCCGGCCGGGTCGAGTTGACCTTCCCCGTCTCCCAGGGTGGCGCCCTGGCATACAGCCCGGATGGCCGCTGGATCGCGTCGGCATCGTCCGGAGCCGTCCGGATCTTCGACTCCGCGACCGGCCAGCAATGGCTGGCGCTCCTGCCTCACGCATTCCTCTGGGACCTGGCGTTCAGCCCCGACGGCCGGCGGCTGGCGGCAGCCGAGGAATCCGGCAAGGTGAAGATCTGGGAACTGGACCTCGAGGAGTGAGGGCCATCCTGGAACCTGACCCCATGCTGGGCGTCAGTCCTGGTCGTTCCCGATGGATTGGAACCCATG contains the following coding sequences:
- a CDS encoding WD40 repeat domain-containing protein codes for the protein MNARYTGSSASRPSGSEWSGRRRATALATIFCPTLLAGHGEPLGAAIEAPSRIEAHERRVHEVLFSPDGARIASASESEVKLCEVGSGRELMRLPVRRGHLAFRPDGARLATSDSSGMVKIWDAASGQDLFGFRGHEANITSLTFSPDGERLAAALLYGEDRVAKVWDASDGRELLALEGHADHVRHVEFSPDGSRLLTQDAGRTVKVWDASTGRQRLSLDGLGRAAFDADGRQIISATQDGLVTFRDATTGRPIRSVHLEGLYRGVFLDVLGPESQQEPLELATFSRDRKLLAGRVTAGYHSAAVWELEDGMTRVGLSVDEGVTCVAFSPNGRHAAAGGSKGGAGGGEGSLWSWDLDGARLALVLDGAERAVAFDPEGNRIAVKVSDRRGRGQVAIRDATTGRVERVIQADPGFVNAVAFSPDGNQLATLGSEGVALWDAAEGRRLRTWPGKFNETLAFRPDGQQLVASSLGLITAWDPATGQEQFNVVAFPLLRRFNRVAYSPDGTWLAVGTQEGIELLDTARGEWQRTIPVPRSDLLGVENFAFSPDGERIAANSNGEEIVVLDVDSGRVELTFPVSQGGALAYSPDGRWIASASSGAVRIFDSATGQQWLALLPHAFLWDLAFSPDGRRLAAAEESGKVKIWELDLEE